One Actinomadura viridis genomic region harbors:
- a CDS encoding HpcH/HpaI aldolase family protein, which yields MTGSGILPGPHLDRLAARLRSGAAVTGVVLKMPGAALVELAGHVGFDLVVLDTEHGPAGGELLENHVRAADSAGVPVVVRVSSNRPEQILHALDAGAAGVIVPHVDTADQAAAAVRAAHYPPHGSRGFALSTRAGRHGAARTDRHIRDAERTLVIAQIEDVAAIPHVAEIAATPRLDAVWVGPGDLSLSVGRPGDLDHPDVTAAIDRIVTDAQGARNAKLCVIVRDEREARSWRSRGAAIVLYNAIDVIRTSLTSLASGTDAEAGPPPARRPLDKTREQEHR from the coding sequence ATGACCGGCAGCGGCATCCTGCCCGGACCCCACCTCGACCGCCTGGCGGCCCGGTTGCGCTCTGGCGCGGCGGTCACCGGAGTCGTGCTCAAGATGCCGGGTGCGGCCCTGGTCGAACTGGCCGGCCATGTCGGCTTCGACCTGGTGGTGCTGGACACCGAGCACGGTCCCGCCGGGGGCGAGCTCCTGGAGAACCATGTCCGGGCCGCGGACTCCGCCGGGGTCCCGGTGGTCGTACGGGTCTCCTCGAACCGGCCCGAGCAGATCCTGCACGCGCTGGACGCCGGGGCGGCGGGTGTGATCGTTCCGCATGTCGACACCGCCGACCAGGCCGCCGCCGCCGTTCGAGCCGCCCACTATCCGCCGCACGGCAGCCGCGGGTTCGCGCTGTCCACCAGGGCCGGTCGCCACGGCGCGGCCCGCACCGACCGTCACATCCGTGACGCCGAAAGGACCTTGGTGATCGCGCAGATCGAGGACGTCGCCGCGATCCCGCACGTCGCGGAGATCGCCGCGACGCCACGGCTGGACGCCGTCTGGGTCGGCCCGGGGGACCTGTCGCTGTCGGTCGGGCGTCCCGGCGACCTGGACCATCCCGACGTCACCGCCGCGATCGACCGTATCGTCACCGACGCACAGGGCGCCCGCAACGCCAAGCTGTGCGTCATCGTCAGGGATGAGCGTGAGGCCCGGTCCTGGCGTAGCCGTGGAGCGGCCATCGTCCTTTACAACGCGATCGATGTCATCCGCACGAGCCTCACATCGCTGGCCTCTGGAACGGACGCGGAAGCGGGCCCGCCTCCGGCCCGGCGGCCCCTCGACAAGACCCGAGAGCAGGAACACCGATGA